The genomic DNA TGTAGGGTCACTTCTCATGGAGTGTAATGCATAAGGGAGCAGACATTTTGAAGTCAGGCTGGTTAGCGGGAATATGAAAAGTTATCTGTTGTGGGTTGCTATGGATATGAAAGTTGTGGAAAACCTTGATTTGTTATAGCGGGATGGTGTTGGATTTAACCTGCTCTTTATCTCAGAAGTTTTTGGTCCTTTAATGTGAGAAAGTGGTTATGGCTGTGATAAAATTTGACAAGAAGAAATCTGATATCTGATAGcagagataaataaataaatgatgcCTTGCCTCGCCTGCCGTGCGgctgcttcagattgtctcgaCTGACTGAATTCTATTCCTAGTGAAGAGACAGTTCCATCCTTCCACCcctttcctctcctctcctctcctcagCTTGCCGTTGCAGTTGCAGTTGCTGCCAACAGGCTCTGCTATGGGCTGTGAGTTAGGGAAGAATTGTTTGGTGTTTTTGTTCTCTAATATTATCGTATATTTAATAtcgtattaattaattaattatctatcaTTTTTTCAACCTACTACCACTGAAcactttctttatttttggtTCAGTTGAGATTCTTGTACTGatgatttttattatataaaagtgTGATGAGGCCGATGATGATGTTTATTGTCTTTCTTTGCCTACATTGTCTGACTAGTTATTAATCTGTGATTACATAACACAAACTTCTGAGGCCTCATCATCAAGCGGCATCATcttttccaaaagaaaaaaaagaaaaaaaaaaaaagaacgttTTGACAAgtgaagggagaaagaatTGGATTTACTGAGCTCTGTCCAGGATTTCACCTGACTTTATTTGTCGACGAAATTAGCATGTATCTGTTCAAACTATGTCACCTCAGAGTAATATTGTGCATATCAATAAGCACTTTGGCATTTTATTGTTGGGAAGATCTTTGGAAAAAATTCATAGTCATCTGTTGTTTTTCTTGATTGGAACCAGTGATGAACTCCCATTCACCTCCAACAACATGCAAGATGGATTCTCTGCTGTGGACGGTTTCGTAGAGATAACTGAGAGCTTAGCAGAGATGATCAAGTACGTGGCAAATGAGCCCTCGGTCGGGCTCTTCTATATCCAACAGCATACGCAGAATGCAGTCCCAAATGTGATAAACCTCAAGAACAAAGTGGGCTTGAAATCACATGAGACGACCCTGCATACCGAGGATGCAGAAGATTCCATTGCGATGGTGAAATCAATGAAAGATTGCGGGCTTCCCATTGCTGATGAAATGATCGCCGACATAAAGAAATCACTGAGCATCATGTCGGTGAAACAGCCAAAGAAGGGTCTAATCAGCCCGGCTTCAAGCTTCCAGATGGGAAGGAGCAGATCGTTGGGACCCTCAAGTTGGGGTTGGAGCAATGACCCAGAAGACGGTGAGAGGAAGGGGGGATATTTCTCCAGCGTCTTTAAGTCAGCCAAACAGAAGGCTGGCAACTTCAGGTGGCCCCAGCTCGATCACAAAGGACCAATGCAGATGAAAGATGAGAAGGAAGAGAAGTCCATGAGCAATAGCAATGAAATGCTATTGAGCTCTAGCTCAACCCTGCCCGGTGGTGAATCTGACGAGCTTCCCTTGTCAAGTCAGGTAACAGACGAACTGCCCGAAGGTGAGGGAGAAGGAGAAACAAC from Punica granatum isolate Tunisia-2019 chromosome 2, ASM765513v2, whole genome shotgun sequence includes the following:
- the LOC116195908 gene encoding uncharacterized protein LOC116195908, which codes for MQDGFSAVDGFVEITESLAEMIKYVANEPSVGLFYIQQHTQNAVPNVINLKNKVGLKSHETTLHTEDAEDSIAMVKSMKDCGLPIADEMIADIKKSLSIMSVKQPKKGLISPASSFQMGRSRSLGPSSWGWSNDPEDGERKGGYFSSVFKSAKQKAGNFRWPQLDHKGPMQMKDEKEEKSMSNSNEMLLSSSSTLPGGESDELPLSSQVTDELPEGEGEGETTEDSVVHNPPLPFSEEYDSFKANREAKLEEWLEGNGKRDNVNGASA